Proteins co-encoded in one Sander vitreus isolate 19-12246 chromosome 9, sanVit1, whole genome shotgun sequence genomic window:
- the serbp1a gene encoding SERPINE1 mRNA-binding protein 1 isoform X5, with amino-acid sequence MPGQMQEGFGCAITNRFDQLFDDESDPFELLKQAEVKKKEAPAPGAAKTAAQAAKQPKKESQKDRKVPLTDKKEETQAPVPLKKDGAGMRRMGRKPEGEGFRPQGGQGEGRPTTDRRPVDRRPPRRFDRPAGDAGEKPEGGEFSVEKSIGDRPMRGRGGARGGRGGARGRGVGRNDGFDSRGKREFDRHSGSDRSELDQSNVTEENPEGEEHPPADSENKRENEVEEVKEEGPKEMTLDEWKAMQDKERAKVEFNIRKANEGADWNKGFVLHKSKAEDKKEELIDPEIEESKIEDEHHFRKPANDITSQLEINFGDLGRPGRGRGGPRGGRGGRGRGSGSAPSAVPGEVTRPVRGGRTDKSSVSVPNVDDPEAFPALA; translated from the exons ATGCCCGGACAAATGCAAGAAGGTTTTGGCTGTGCCATAACCAATCGGTTCGACCAGTTATTTGACGATGAGTCGGATCCATTTGAGTTGCTTAAGCAAGCTGAAGTAAAGAAGAAGGAGGCTCCTGCTCCTGGTGCCGCCAAGACTGCAGCCCAGGCTGCCAAGCAGCCGAAAAAGGAGTCccaaaaagacagaaaggtCCCACTTACTGATAAGAAGGAGGAGACCCAGGCCCCCGTCCCACTTAAGAAAGATG GTGCCGGCATGAGGAGAATGGGCCGCAAGCCCGAGGGCGAAGGCTTCAGACCCCAGGGCGGCCAGGGAGAGGGGCGCCCCACCACAGACAGGCGGCCTGTGGACAGGCGGCCCCCACGCCGCTTCGACAGGCCTGCTGGTGATGCTGGCGAGAAGCCCGAGGGAGGTGAATTCTCAGTTGAGAA ATCCATTGGTGATAGGCCGATGAGAGGACGTGGTGGTGCCAGAGGCGGCCGTGGCGGTGCCAGAGGCCGTGGTGTTGGTCGCAACGATGGCTTCGACTCCAGAGGAAAGCGCGAATTTGATAGACACAGTGGCAGTGACCGATC cgAGCTTGACCAATCGAACGTCACTGAAGAGAACCCTGAAGGAGAGGAGCATCCACCTGCTGACTCTGAGAACAA aagggaGAATGAGGTTGAGGAAGTAAAGGAAGAAGGTCCCAAGGAGATGACTCTGGATGAATGGAAGGCCATGCAGGACAAGGAGCGGGCCAAGGTGGAGTTCAACATCCGTAAGGCCAATGAGGGAGCTGATTGGAACAAAGGATTTGTGCTGCACAAGTCCAAGGCAGAA GATAAGAAAGAAGAATTGATTGACCCTGAGATTGAGGAGTCAAAG ATCGAGGATGAGCATCACTTCCGGAAGCCAGCCAATGACATTACGTCCCAACTGGAGATCAATTTCGGAGACCTGGGCCGCCCAGGTCGTGGACGCGGGGGACCACGTGGTGGCCGGGGCGGTCGTGGCCGCGGCAGCGGCAGTGCACCCAGCGCTGTCCCTGGCGAAGTCACTAGGCCGGTCCGCGGAGGAAGGACTGACAAG TCATCTGTGTCTGTGCCCAATGTGGATGACCCAGAGGCCTTCCCAGCCCTGGCTTAA
- the serbp1a gene encoding SERPINE1 mRNA-binding protein 1 isoform X1 → MPGQMQEGFGCAITNRFDQLFDDESDPFELLKQAEVKKKEAPAPGAAKTAAQAAKQPKKESQKDRKVPLTDKKEETQAPVPLKKDGAGMRRMGRKPEGEGFRPQGGQGEGRPTTDRRPVDRRPPRRFDRPAGDAGEKPEGGEFSVEKSIGDRPMRGRGGARGGRGGARGRGVGRNDGFDSRGKREFDRHSGSDRSSMKGEEKRGGSGSHNWGTVKDDITELDQSNVTEENPEGEEHPPADSENKRENEVEEVKEEGPKEMTLDEWKAMQDKERAKVEFNIRKANEGADWNKGFVLHKSKAEDKKEELIDPEIEESKIEDEHHFRKPANDITSQLEINFGDLGRPGRGRGGPRGGRGGRGRGSGSAPSAVPGEVTRPVRGGRTDKSSVSVPNVDDPEAFPALA, encoded by the exons ATGCCCGGACAAATGCAAGAAGGTTTTGGCTGTGCCATAACCAATCGGTTCGACCAGTTATTTGACGATGAGTCGGATCCATTTGAGTTGCTTAAGCAAGCTGAAGTAAAGAAGAAGGAGGCTCCTGCTCCTGGTGCCGCCAAGACTGCAGCCCAGGCTGCCAAGCAGCCGAAAAAGGAGTCccaaaaagacagaaaggtCCCACTTACTGATAAGAAGGAGGAGACCCAGGCCCCCGTCCCACTTAAGAAAGATG GTGCCGGCATGAGGAGAATGGGCCGCAAGCCCGAGGGCGAAGGCTTCAGACCCCAGGGCGGCCAGGGAGAGGGGCGCCCCACCACAGACAGGCGGCCTGTGGACAGGCGGCCCCCACGCCGCTTCGACAGGCCTGCTGGTGATGCTGGCGAGAAGCCCGAGGGAGGTGAATTCTCAGTTGAGAA ATCCATTGGTGATAGGCCGATGAGAGGACGTGGTGGTGCCAGAGGCGGCCGTGGCGGTGCCAGAGGCCGTGGTGTTGGTCGCAACGATGGCTTCGACTCCAGAGGAAAGCGCGAATTTGATAGACACAGTGGCAGTGACCGATC TAGTATGAAGGGTGAGGAGAAGCGTGGTGGAAGTGGATCTCACAACTGGGGCACTGTTAAGGATGACATAAC cgAGCTTGACCAATCGAACGTCACTGAAGAGAACCCTGAAGGAGAGGAGCATCCACCTGCTGACTCTGAGAACAA aagggaGAATGAGGTTGAGGAAGTAAAGGAAGAAGGTCCCAAGGAGATGACTCTGGATGAATGGAAGGCCATGCAGGACAAGGAGCGGGCCAAGGTGGAGTTCAACATCCGTAAGGCCAATGAGGGAGCTGATTGGAACAAAGGATTTGTGCTGCACAAGTCCAAGGCAGAA GATAAGAAAGAAGAATTGATTGACCCTGAGATTGAGGAGTCAAAG ATCGAGGATGAGCATCACTTCCGGAAGCCAGCCAATGACATTACGTCCCAACTGGAGATCAATTTCGGAGACCTGGGCCGCCCAGGTCGTGGACGCGGGGGACCACGTGGTGGCCGGGGCGGTCGTGGCCGCGGCAGCGGCAGTGCACCCAGCGCTGTCCCTGGCGAAGTCACTAGGCCGGTCCGCGGAGGAAGGACTGACAAG TCATCTGTGTCTGTGCCCAATGTGGATGACCCAGAGGCCTTCCCAGCCCTGGCTTAA
- the serbp1a gene encoding SERPINE1 mRNA-binding protein 1 isoform X2 yields MPGQMQEGFGCAITNRFDQLFDDESDPFELLKQAEVKKKEAPAPGAAKTAAQAAKQPKKESQKDRKVPLTDKKEETQAPVPLKKDGAGMRRMGRKPEGEGFRPQGGQGEGRPTTDRRPVDRRPPRRFDRPAGDAGEKPEGGEFSVEKSIGDRPMRGRGGARGGRGGARGRGVGRNDGFDSRGKREFDRHSGSDRSSMKGEEKRGGSGSHNWGTVKDDITELDQSNVTEENPEGEEHPPADSENKENEVEEVKEEGPKEMTLDEWKAMQDKERAKVEFNIRKANEGADWNKGFVLHKSKAEDKKEELIDPEIEESKIEDEHHFRKPANDITSQLEINFGDLGRPGRGRGGPRGGRGGRGRGSGSAPSAVPGEVTRPVRGGRTDKSSVSVPNVDDPEAFPALA; encoded by the exons ATGCCCGGACAAATGCAAGAAGGTTTTGGCTGTGCCATAACCAATCGGTTCGACCAGTTATTTGACGATGAGTCGGATCCATTTGAGTTGCTTAAGCAAGCTGAAGTAAAGAAGAAGGAGGCTCCTGCTCCTGGTGCCGCCAAGACTGCAGCCCAGGCTGCCAAGCAGCCGAAAAAGGAGTCccaaaaagacagaaaggtCCCACTTACTGATAAGAAGGAGGAGACCCAGGCCCCCGTCCCACTTAAGAAAGATG GTGCCGGCATGAGGAGAATGGGCCGCAAGCCCGAGGGCGAAGGCTTCAGACCCCAGGGCGGCCAGGGAGAGGGGCGCCCCACCACAGACAGGCGGCCTGTGGACAGGCGGCCCCCACGCCGCTTCGACAGGCCTGCTGGTGATGCTGGCGAGAAGCCCGAGGGAGGTGAATTCTCAGTTGAGAA ATCCATTGGTGATAGGCCGATGAGAGGACGTGGTGGTGCCAGAGGCGGCCGTGGCGGTGCCAGAGGCCGTGGTGTTGGTCGCAACGATGGCTTCGACTCCAGAGGAAAGCGCGAATTTGATAGACACAGTGGCAGTGACCGATC TAGTATGAAGGGTGAGGAGAAGCGTGGTGGAAGTGGATCTCACAACTGGGGCACTGTTAAGGATGACATAAC cgAGCTTGACCAATCGAACGTCACTGAAGAGAACCCTGAAGGAGAGGAGCATCCACCTGCTGACTCTGAGAACAA ggaGAATGAGGTTGAGGAAGTAAAGGAAGAAGGTCCCAAGGAGATGACTCTGGATGAATGGAAGGCCATGCAGGACAAGGAGCGGGCCAAGGTGGAGTTCAACATCCGTAAGGCCAATGAGGGAGCTGATTGGAACAAAGGATTTGTGCTGCACAAGTCCAAGGCAGAA GATAAGAAAGAAGAATTGATTGACCCTGAGATTGAGGAGTCAAAG ATCGAGGATGAGCATCACTTCCGGAAGCCAGCCAATGACATTACGTCCCAACTGGAGATCAATTTCGGAGACCTGGGCCGCCCAGGTCGTGGACGCGGGGGACCACGTGGTGGCCGGGGCGGTCGTGGCCGCGGCAGCGGCAGTGCACCCAGCGCTGTCCCTGGCGAAGTCACTAGGCCGGTCCGCGGAGGAAGGACTGACAAG TCATCTGTGTCTGTGCCCAATGTGGATGACCCAGAGGCCTTCCCAGCCCTGGCTTAA
- the serbp1a gene encoding SERPINE1 mRNA-binding protein 1 isoform X3, translated as MPGQMQEGFGCAITNRFDQLFDDESDPFELLKQAEVKKKEAPAPGAAKTAAQAAKQPKKESQKDRKVPLTDKKEETQAPVPLKKDGAGMRRMGRKPEGEGFRPQGGQGEGRPTTDRRPVDRRPPRRFDRPAGDAGEKPEGGEFSVEKSIGDRPMRGRGGARGGRGGARGRGVGRNDGFDSRGKREFDRHSGSDRSMKGEEKRGGSGSHNWGTVKDDITELDQSNVTEENPEGEEHPPADSENKRENEVEEVKEEGPKEMTLDEWKAMQDKERAKVEFNIRKANEGADWNKGFVLHKSKAEDKKEELIDPEIEESKIEDEHHFRKPANDITSQLEINFGDLGRPGRGRGGPRGGRGGRGRGSGSAPSAVPGEVTRPVRGGRTDKSSVSVPNVDDPEAFPALA; from the exons ATGCCCGGACAAATGCAAGAAGGTTTTGGCTGTGCCATAACCAATCGGTTCGACCAGTTATTTGACGATGAGTCGGATCCATTTGAGTTGCTTAAGCAAGCTGAAGTAAAGAAGAAGGAGGCTCCTGCTCCTGGTGCCGCCAAGACTGCAGCCCAGGCTGCCAAGCAGCCGAAAAAGGAGTCccaaaaagacagaaaggtCCCACTTACTGATAAGAAGGAGGAGACCCAGGCCCCCGTCCCACTTAAGAAAGATG GTGCCGGCATGAGGAGAATGGGCCGCAAGCCCGAGGGCGAAGGCTTCAGACCCCAGGGCGGCCAGGGAGAGGGGCGCCCCACCACAGACAGGCGGCCTGTGGACAGGCGGCCCCCACGCCGCTTCGACAGGCCTGCTGGTGATGCTGGCGAGAAGCCCGAGGGAGGTGAATTCTCAGTTGAGAA ATCCATTGGTGATAGGCCGATGAGAGGACGTGGTGGTGCCAGAGGCGGCCGTGGCGGTGCCAGAGGCCGTGGTGTTGGTCGCAACGATGGCTTCGACTCCAGAGGAAAGCGCGAATTTGATAGACACAGTGGCAGTGACCGATC TATGAAGGGTGAGGAGAAGCGTGGTGGAAGTGGATCTCACAACTGGGGCACTGTTAAGGATGACATAAC cgAGCTTGACCAATCGAACGTCACTGAAGAGAACCCTGAAGGAGAGGAGCATCCACCTGCTGACTCTGAGAACAA aagggaGAATGAGGTTGAGGAAGTAAAGGAAGAAGGTCCCAAGGAGATGACTCTGGATGAATGGAAGGCCATGCAGGACAAGGAGCGGGCCAAGGTGGAGTTCAACATCCGTAAGGCCAATGAGGGAGCTGATTGGAACAAAGGATTTGTGCTGCACAAGTCCAAGGCAGAA GATAAGAAAGAAGAATTGATTGACCCTGAGATTGAGGAGTCAAAG ATCGAGGATGAGCATCACTTCCGGAAGCCAGCCAATGACATTACGTCCCAACTGGAGATCAATTTCGGAGACCTGGGCCGCCCAGGTCGTGGACGCGGGGGACCACGTGGTGGCCGGGGCGGTCGTGGCCGCGGCAGCGGCAGTGCACCCAGCGCTGTCCCTGGCGAAGTCACTAGGCCGGTCCGCGGAGGAAGGACTGACAAG TCATCTGTGTCTGTGCCCAATGTGGATGACCCAGAGGCCTTCCCAGCCCTGGCTTAA
- the serbp1a gene encoding SERPINE1 mRNA-binding protein 1 isoform X4 — translation MPGQMQEGFGCAITNRFDQLFDDESDPFELLKQAEVKKKEAPAPGAAKTAAQAAKQPKKESQKDRKVPLTDKKEETQAPVPLKKDGAGMRRMGRKPEGEGFRPQGGQGEGRPTTDRRPVDRRPPRRFDRPAGDAGEKPEGGEFSVEKSIGDRPMRGRGGARGGRGGARGRGVGRNDGFDSRGKREFDRHSGSDRSMKGEEKRGGSGSHNWGTVKDDITELDQSNVTEENPEGEEHPPADSENKENEVEEVKEEGPKEMTLDEWKAMQDKERAKVEFNIRKANEGADWNKGFVLHKSKAEDKKEELIDPEIEESKIEDEHHFRKPANDITSQLEINFGDLGRPGRGRGGPRGGRGGRGRGSGSAPSAVPGEVTRPVRGGRTDKSSVSVPNVDDPEAFPALA, via the exons ATGCCCGGACAAATGCAAGAAGGTTTTGGCTGTGCCATAACCAATCGGTTCGACCAGTTATTTGACGATGAGTCGGATCCATTTGAGTTGCTTAAGCAAGCTGAAGTAAAGAAGAAGGAGGCTCCTGCTCCTGGTGCCGCCAAGACTGCAGCCCAGGCTGCCAAGCAGCCGAAAAAGGAGTCccaaaaagacagaaaggtCCCACTTACTGATAAGAAGGAGGAGACCCAGGCCCCCGTCCCACTTAAGAAAGATG GTGCCGGCATGAGGAGAATGGGCCGCAAGCCCGAGGGCGAAGGCTTCAGACCCCAGGGCGGCCAGGGAGAGGGGCGCCCCACCACAGACAGGCGGCCTGTGGACAGGCGGCCCCCACGCCGCTTCGACAGGCCTGCTGGTGATGCTGGCGAGAAGCCCGAGGGAGGTGAATTCTCAGTTGAGAA ATCCATTGGTGATAGGCCGATGAGAGGACGTGGTGGTGCCAGAGGCGGCCGTGGCGGTGCCAGAGGCCGTGGTGTTGGTCGCAACGATGGCTTCGACTCCAGAGGAAAGCGCGAATTTGATAGACACAGTGGCAGTGACCGATC TATGAAGGGTGAGGAGAAGCGTGGTGGAAGTGGATCTCACAACTGGGGCACTGTTAAGGATGACATAAC cgAGCTTGACCAATCGAACGTCACTGAAGAGAACCCTGAAGGAGAGGAGCATCCACCTGCTGACTCTGAGAACAA ggaGAATGAGGTTGAGGAAGTAAAGGAAGAAGGTCCCAAGGAGATGACTCTGGATGAATGGAAGGCCATGCAGGACAAGGAGCGGGCCAAGGTGGAGTTCAACATCCGTAAGGCCAATGAGGGAGCTGATTGGAACAAAGGATTTGTGCTGCACAAGTCCAAGGCAGAA GATAAGAAAGAAGAATTGATTGACCCTGAGATTGAGGAGTCAAAG ATCGAGGATGAGCATCACTTCCGGAAGCCAGCCAATGACATTACGTCCCAACTGGAGATCAATTTCGGAGACCTGGGCCGCCCAGGTCGTGGACGCGGGGGACCACGTGGTGGCCGGGGCGGTCGTGGCCGCGGCAGCGGCAGTGCACCCAGCGCTGTCCCTGGCGAAGTCACTAGGCCGGTCCGCGGAGGAAGGACTGACAAG TCATCTGTGTCTGTGCCCAATGTGGATGACCCAGAGGCCTTCCCAGCCCTGGCTTAA
- the serbp1a gene encoding SERPINE1 mRNA-binding protein 1 isoform X6, with translation MPGQMQEGFGCAITNRFDQLFDDESDPFELLKQAEVKKKEAPAPGAAKTAAQAAKQPKKESQKDRKVPLTDKKEETQAPVPLKKDGAGMRRMGRKPEGEGFRPQGGQGEGRPTTDRRPVDRRPPRRFDRPAGDAGEKPEGGEFSVEKSIGDRPMRGRGGARGGRGGARGRGVGRNDGFDSRGKREFDRHSGSDRSELDQSNVTEENPEGEEHPPADSENKENEVEEVKEEGPKEMTLDEWKAMQDKERAKVEFNIRKANEGADWNKGFVLHKSKAEDKKEELIDPEIEESKIEDEHHFRKPANDITSQLEINFGDLGRPGRGRGGPRGGRGGRGRGSGSAPSAVPGEVTRPVRGGRTDKSSVSVPNVDDPEAFPALA, from the exons ATGCCCGGACAAATGCAAGAAGGTTTTGGCTGTGCCATAACCAATCGGTTCGACCAGTTATTTGACGATGAGTCGGATCCATTTGAGTTGCTTAAGCAAGCTGAAGTAAAGAAGAAGGAGGCTCCTGCTCCTGGTGCCGCCAAGACTGCAGCCCAGGCTGCCAAGCAGCCGAAAAAGGAGTCccaaaaagacagaaaggtCCCACTTACTGATAAGAAGGAGGAGACCCAGGCCCCCGTCCCACTTAAGAAAGATG GTGCCGGCATGAGGAGAATGGGCCGCAAGCCCGAGGGCGAAGGCTTCAGACCCCAGGGCGGCCAGGGAGAGGGGCGCCCCACCACAGACAGGCGGCCTGTGGACAGGCGGCCCCCACGCCGCTTCGACAGGCCTGCTGGTGATGCTGGCGAGAAGCCCGAGGGAGGTGAATTCTCAGTTGAGAA ATCCATTGGTGATAGGCCGATGAGAGGACGTGGTGGTGCCAGAGGCGGCCGTGGCGGTGCCAGAGGCCGTGGTGTTGGTCGCAACGATGGCTTCGACTCCAGAGGAAAGCGCGAATTTGATAGACACAGTGGCAGTGACCGATC cgAGCTTGACCAATCGAACGTCACTGAAGAGAACCCTGAAGGAGAGGAGCATCCACCTGCTGACTCTGAGAACAA ggaGAATGAGGTTGAGGAAGTAAAGGAAGAAGGTCCCAAGGAGATGACTCTGGATGAATGGAAGGCCATGCAGGACAAGGAGCGGGCCAAGGTGGAGTTCAACATCCGTAAGGCCAATGAGGGAGCTGATTGGAACAAAGGATTTGTGCTGCACAAGTCCAAGGCAGAA GATAAGAAAGAAGAATTGATTGACCCTGAGATTGAGGAGTCAAAG ATCGAGGATGAGCATCACTTCCGGAAGCCAGCCAATGACATTACGTCCCAACTGGAGATCAATTTCGGAGACCTGGGCCGCCCAGGTCGTGGACGCGGGGGACCACGTGGTGGCCGGGGCGGTCGTGGCCGCGGCAGCGGCAGTGCACCCAGCGCTGTCCCTGGCGAAGTCACTAGGCCGGTCCGCGGAGGAAGGACTGACAAG TCATCTGTGTCTGTGCCCAATGTGGATGACCCAGAGGCCTTCCCAGCCCTGGCTTAA